The window ACGTCTCGTCGGACTTGGGAATCAACCGACCGGCCATCTGCTCCCACAGTCTGTCGGTGTCACGCTGGGCCACTACGCCAGCCTTGGTCAGCAACAGCCTGCCCTTGTGCTTGCGCAGCAGCCCCAACGACTGCACGCCTTCGCGGAACCGCAACAGCGGGTAGCATTGGGCCTCGCGGTTGTGCTTGCCTATCCAATCATCCATTGCAGGAACGACTTTCGAGGCTTCCTCGACCTCGGCCGGTTTGAGGTATCCGGCGTTCGTCAACGGAATGCCGCCGTCCTTGGCGCGGTCCAGAAACCACTGATACGCGCGCAGATTGTCGGCAACAGCGGCCGTGTCCAGCGGTCGCGTACCGGCCAGCGTGAGCGCCGCCTTCGTCAGGTCCTCGCCATACTGGGCATACGTGAGCCGATGAACCAGGTCGACCAGGCGCGTGTCGATGCCAGCCTCGCGCAGCACGAAGTACGCGTCGCCAAACCCCTTGTTGACCCGTTCCGGCTCGAACAGCGCGGGGTCAGAGAGCACCTCGGAGAGGCTCTCGGCATCGACCAGATGCCCGCAGTCTTCTGGCGGCGCGGCGCGCTCACCGTCGACGACAACCGCTGCGGAACAGTCACTCTCGGCGGGAAGAATGTCTTCGAGGCGAAGCGTCAGCTCCCAGTTGTCGCCGTAATCGT is drawn from Candidatus Mycolicibacterium alkanivorans and contains these coding sequences:
- a CDS encoding plasmid pRiA4b ORF-3 family protein, with amino-acid sequence MSERPYLRLVPEPLPRPDLRRARRRDVVVYRVRAHLDDSDPTIWRRLDLRSNLTLDLVHQVLQVAFDWTDSHLHRFSLGGGAFDHNSQLFLCPYDVDNKEWPEDDDGLPAAETRLDETLSEPGDVLHYLYDYGDNWELTLRLEDILPAESDCSAAVVVDGERAAPPEDCGHLVDAESLSEVLSDPALFEPERVNKGFGDAYFVLREAGIDTRLVDLVHRLTYAQYGEDLTKAALTLAGTRPLDTAAVADNLRAYQWFLDRAKDGGIPLTNAGYLKPAEVEEASKVVPAMDDWIGKHNREAQCYPLLRFREGVQSLGLLRKHKGRLLLTKAGVVAQRDTDRLWEQMAGRLIPKSDETFDAQATMLMLAFAAASAGSELPFDKMTALLTELGWRYTDGRSISQSSLRQLPVYDVLINVTDQPATQAQRTIISPAAAALARRALSGN